A single region of the Salmo salar chromosome ssa16, Ssal_v3.1, whole genome shotgun sequence genome encodes:
- the LOC123727740 gene encoding ephrin-B2a-like, with protein sequence MPGLTAPTTTLRAVTAADRSAKPLPLPGEFPTSFPAHHPEAPDKEPPIKDNDLNNNAEITDSEGNIDTEGGALSTEGESIGSEVGLLVGVACGSVLLLLVVVVLLTVAWRYHGRHAKPDATSLSLNTMAMPKRDSYGGSSDDIRSEPSDTVFPLRPSDSMFCRHHGRVSGDYRHPVYMVQEMPPQSPTNVYYKV encoded by the exons GTTCCGCCAAACCACTTCCTCTTCCTGGAGAGTTTCCCACCAGTTTCCCCGCTCATCACCCCGAGGCCCCAGACAAGGAGCCTCCCATTAAAGACAACGATTTAAACAACAACGCCG AAATCACTGACAGCGAAGGAAACATTGACACAGAAGGTGGAGCCTTATCGACAGAAGGCGAATCCATCGGCTCTGAGGTCGGACTCCTCGTTGGCGTGGCCTGTGGCAGCGTCCTCCTCCTATTGGTCGTCGTGGTCCTACTGACCGTGGCGTGGCGGTACCACGGGCGCCACGCCAAGCCGGACGCCACCTCCCTGTCCCTCAACACCATGGCCATGCCCAAGAGAGACAGCTACGGAGGGAGTAGCGATGACATCCGGTCAGAGCCCAGCgacacggtgtttcctctgaggCCCTCTGACTCCATGTTCTGTCGGCACCACGGGAGGGTCAGCGGCGACTACAGACATCCTGTTTATATGGTACAGGAGATGCCTCCACAGAGTCCTACTAATGTATACTACAAGGTCTGA